In one Mucilaginibacter ginsenosidivorax genomic region, the following are encoded:
- a CDS encoding DUF4139 domain-containing protein, which produces MYQHKFFYGKMHTPASLVYPTAFEADGGKLTASIHLTEDVMFKKLSTAIFLFIAIAAKADEGQKVASKVQKVTVFLSGAQVSRMAQVNIRAGTSTLVFNNLSADMDVQSLQVSAGGNFTILSVKHELDFFNEELKQKQITDLQAQQKLIRDKISLQNGLLPIYQEEADMLSKNQVGSGEKNGLDVVKLKQALDFQTARLTEIKQKQQAVADQVALLNLELQKYDKQIAEIVKGRRSTTSNVLVTVSSKTDLQSTFTINYVVRTAGWYPVYDIRAKNVNSPISITYKANVSQQSGEEWKNIKITLSTGNPTVSGSKPELTPDYLNFGMYYSGAAGSITKVTGKVVAQDDGQPLPGVSIRIKGTSIGTVSDKDGNYDIQVPGGNPTITYSYIGYETMERQANAAVISVALKPSSNALNEVVVVGYGSTSDSLEGRVSGISVTPGSSDKIKIRGISSLGYSTTPIEVKKIENQTNVEFAIANPYTVPTDGKQYMVEIGQFDLEASYQYYVAPKISTDVFLTAQLTNWNKYNFLSGEASLFFEGTFIGKSLINTQATTDTLNLSLGNDKNIVVTRTLQKELAERQIFGSNKKETRNWLIEAKNRKSQPVNLLVEDQVPVSQNSDIQVNVQETSGAKLDAHTGKLSWNFVLNSQDDKKVQLKYQVKYPKNQSVIVQ; this is translated from the coding sequence GTGTATCAGCATAAATTCTTTTATGGAAAAATGCATACCCCTGCATCTTTAGTTTACCCAACGGCCTTTGAGGCCGATGGGGGAAAACTAACAGCAAGTATCCATTTAACCGAAGACGTTATGTTCAAAAAACTATCAACTGCTATTTTTTTATTTATAGCCATTGCCGCTAAAGCAGATGAGGGGCAAAAAGTGGCCTCGAAAGTTCAAAAAGTTACCGTGTTTTTAAGCGGGGCACAGGTAAGCCGCATGGCGCAGGTAAATATAAGGGCAGGTACATCTACCCTGGTATTCAACAACCTATCTGCAGATATGGACGTGCAAAGCTTACAGGTAAGCGCAGGTGGTAATTTTACCATTCTTTCGGTTAAGCACGAGCTTGATTTTTTTAACGAAGAGTTGAAGCAAAAGCAAATTACCGATTTGCAGGCCCAGCAAAAACTTATCAGGGACAAAATATCCTTACAAAATGGCCTGTTGCCTATTTACCAGGAAGAGGCCGATATGCTATCAAAAAACCAGGTAGGCAGTGGGGAAAAAAATGGCCTTGATGTTGTAAAACTGAAGCAGGCACTCGATTTTCAAACAGCCCGCCTAACCGAGATCAAGCAAAAACAGCAAGCCGTGGCCGACCAGGTTGCGCTGTTAAACCTCGAACTTCAAAAATATGATAAGCAAATAGCCGAAATTGTTAAAGGCCGCCGCAGTACCACCAGTAATGTGCTGGTTACGGTATCGTCTAAAACCGATCTGCAGTCCACATTTACCATAAACTATGTGGTGCGTACCGCCGGCTGGTACCCGGTTTATGATATCAGGGCTAAAAATGTAAACAGCCCCATCAGTATCACCTATAAAGCCAATGTATCCCAGCAAAGCGGCGAGGAATGGAAAAATATTAAAATCACCCTGTCAACAGGCAACCCAACCGTAAGCGGCAGTAAACCCGAGCTTACCCCGGACTATTTAAATTTCGGAATGTATTATTCAGGAGCTGCCGGCAGCATCACCAAAGTTACGGGCAAAGTTGTTGCACAGGATGATGGGCAGCCCCTGCCCGGCGTATCCATCAGGATAAAAGGTACATCGATAGGTACGGTAAGCGATAAAGATGGCAATTACGATATCCAGGTACCTGGAGGTAACCCAACGATAACTTATAGCTACATTGGTTATGAAACGATGGAGCGGCAGGCTAACGCGGCGGTAATAAGTGTAGCGTTAAAACCGTCAAGTAATGCCTTAAACGAAGTTGTTGTTGTGGGATATGGAAGCACTTCCGACTCCCTTGAAGGTCGTGTTTCGGGAATAAGTGTTACACCCGGATCAAGTGATAAAATAAAGATCAGGGGAATCTCAAGTTTAGGCTACTCCACCACACCGATAGAAGTTAAAAAAATCGAAAACCAAACCAACGTGGAGTTTGCCATTGCCAACCCCTACACCGTGCCAACTGACGGCAAGCAATATATGGTAGAAATTGGCCAGTTTGATTTGGAAGCCAGCTACCAGTACTATGTAGCGCCTAAAATAAGCACCGATGTGTTTTTAACCGCCCAGCTTACCAACTGGAACAAATATAATTTCCTATCCGGTGAAGCTAGTTTATTTTTTGAGGGGACTTTCATCGGTAAATCACTAATCAATACCCAGGCCACAACAGATACATTGAATCTTTCCTTAGGGAACGATAAAAATATTGTAGTTACCCGCACCCTGCAAAAGGAACTGGCGGAGCGCCAGATTTTCGGCTCCAATAAAAAAGAAACCCGCAACTGGCTTATTGAAGCCAAAAACCGGAAAAGTCAGCCGGTTAATTTATTGGTAGAAGACCAGGTTCCCGTTTCGCAAAATTCCGACATACAGGTGAATGTGCAGGAAACATCGGGTGCAAAATTGGATGCGCACACCGGCAAACTTTCATGGAATTTCGTGTTAAATTCGCAGGATGATAAAAAGGTGCAGTTAAAGTACCAGGTTAAATACCCCAAAAATCAATCAGTAATAGTTCAATAA
- a CDS encoding NADH-quinone oxidoreductase subunit N, giving the protein MHQLLTNISEQLTQVIASLHYFLPEAYLGLLFVFVMITDLLFGKTSAGYCRMVAVTGMLLVAFTDLNQFGLILDGPHLLFSQMLLLSRSGLWFKLTIDVLAFILLLYFTWDEKLKSHQKGLSDLYTITIASIFGLHLMVMAVNLLSIYLAIEMVSIASYLMVAYRSENAFSTEAGLKYVLFGAASSAIMLYGISLLYAFSGSLDILQHNTVMELLKVNHLSSAFAIVLVLVGIGFKLSFVPVHFWVPDVYQGAPTPVTAYLSTLPKIAAFALLVNFLPPFILLGANTGFNLVIVLSAAGIISMIAGNFAAVLQGNIKRMLAYSSIGHTGFALMAVVVLNQQGISALTYYLLVYALANIGALVLATYFTNVMGAENLDDYKGLGLKYPVAGVCFTIILISLTGLPVSAGFTGKVFVFSAVYGLYQQSHSIWLLLMMAAGALTTVVSLFYYIKIPLNLFLKRSENQDIEYKKSYNSLILVVIISFLLILLGLFPDFVLKYL; this is encoded by the coding sequence ATGCACCAACTGCTCACCAACATATCCGAACAGCTAACCCAGGTAATTGCCAGCCTGCACTATTTTTTGCCCGAAGCATACCTGGGTTTGCTGTTTGTGTTTGTGATGATAACCGACCTGCTGTTTGGTAAAACATCTGCCGGTTACTGCCGCATGGTAGCCGTTACAGGCATGTTATTGGTAGCATTTACCGATTTAAATCAATTCGGGCTGATATTGGATGGCCCGCACCTGCTATTCAGCCAAATGCTGCTGCTAAGTCGCAGCGGCCTGTGGTTTAAACTAACCATTGATGTGCTGGCTTTTATCCTGCTGTTGTATTTTACGTGGGACGAGAAGCTGAAAAGCCACCAAAAAGGCTTATCAGATTTATATACCATTACGATAGCCTCCATATTCGGCTTGCATTTAATGGTGATGGCTGTAAACCTGCTGTCTATTTACCTGGCTATCGAGATGGTTTCCATCGCATCGTACTTAATGGTAGCTTACCGGAGCGAGAATGCTTTCAGTACCGAGGCGGGCTTAAAATATGTATTGTTTGGGGCAGCATCGTCGGCCATTATGTTGTATGGTATTTCGTTGCTATATGCTTTTAGCGGTTCGCTGGATATTTTGCAGCACAATACCGTTATGGAACTTTTAAAGGTTAACCACCTTAGCTCTGCCTTTGCTATAGTGCTGGTGTTGGTAGGCATAGGTTTTAAATTATCATTTGTTCCCGTTCATTTCTGGGTGCCCGATGTGTACCAGGGAGCGCCAACGCCGGTTACTGCCTACTTGTCCACCTTACCTAAAATCGCTGCCTTTGCTTTATTGGTTAACTTTTTACCACCTTTTATACTGCTGGGGGCCAATACCGGGTTCAATTTGGTTATTGTGCTATCAGCAGCAGGTATTATCAGCATGATAGCAGGCAACTTTGCCGCGGTATTACAAGGCAATATTAAACGGATGCTGGCTTACTCCAGCATTGGCCATACCGGTTTCGCGCTGATGGCCGTGGTAGTGCTTAACCAGCAAGGGATCTCGGCTTTAACCTATTATCTGCTGGTTTACGCATTGGCCAATATTGGTGCATTGGTGCTGGCAACCTATTTTACCAATGTAATGGGTGCCGAGAACCTCGACGACTATAAAGGCCTTGGTTTGAAGTACCCTGTTGCCGGGGTTTGTTTTACCATAATACTGATATCGCTTACAGGCTTGCCGGTGAGTGCAGGCTTTACGGGTAAGGTGTTTGTGTTTTCGGCAGTGTATGGGCTTTACCAGCAAAGTCATAGTATTTGGCTATTGCTGATGATGGCTGCCGGGGCTTTGACAACCGTGGTAAGCTTGTTTTACTATATTAAAATTCCGCTTAATTTATTCCTTAAACGGTCAGAAAATCAGGATATTGAATATAAAAAATCTTACAATTCGCTCATTTTAGTTGTAATTATAAGTTTTCTGCTGATTTTGCTTGGGCTTTTTCCAGATTTTGTTTTAAAATATCTGTAA
- a CDS encoding ammonium transporter — MKRYIPFLIILIILTLTFLFPSVEFKNSGNPNFNTGDIAWMLMSTALVLIMTPGLAFFYGGMVNKKNVISTMLQSIVCMVIITVLWGIFGFSLAFGESFHGFIGNPATFFMMKGMLGNATWKAAPTIPLLLFAMYQLKFAIITPALITGAFAERIRFNSYIIFLVLFSIFIFSPLAHCTWHPDGILAKLGVLDFAGGTVVHMSAGWAALASALYLKRRNEANHSPARITYVMIGTGLLWFGWFGFNAGSAFGANALAVTALATSTTASAAGGITWIFFDMLRGRKPSAMGTCIGAVVGLVAITPAAGYVTVPHSLAIGIISAVISNLVVEWRTRTTIDDTLDVFPCHGVGGMVGMLLTGVFANQHVNAANTTGNGLFFGETHLFLVQLLALVGVSVFAFFGSLLLLKITDMISPLRVSAEDEVVGLDISQHGEKL; from the coding sequence ATGAAGCGGTATATTCCTTTCTTAATTATACTTATAATACTCACACTTACTTTTTTATTTCCATCTGTCGAGTTTAAAAATTCCGGGAATCCTAATTTTAATACCGGGGATATTGCCTGGATGCTGATGTCAACCGCCCTTGTTTTAATCATGACGCCGGGCCTCGCCTTTTTTTACGGCGGTATGGTGAACAAAAAAAACGTGATATCTACCATGCTGCAAAGCATTGTGTGTATGGTTATTATCACGGTACTTTGGGGCATTTTTGGTTTTAGCCTTGCCTTTGGCGAAAGTTTTCATGGCTTTATAGGCAACCCAGCCACCTTTTTTATGATGAAAGGAATGCTGGGCAACGCCACCTGGAAAGCTGCACCAACCATCCCGTTGTTGTTGTTTGCCATGTACCAGTTAAAATTCGCCATAATTACCCCGGCGCTGATTACCGGTGCTTTTGCCGAGCGGATCCGCTTTAACTCCTACATTATTTTTTTGGTGCTGTTCTCCATATTCATATTCTCGCCACTGGCGCATTGTACCTGGCACCCCGATGGCATACTGGCCAAGCTGGGTGTGCTTGACTTTGCCGGTGGTACAGTAGTCCATATGTCGGCCGGATGGGCTGCACTGGCGTCTGCCCTGTATTTAAAACGCCGCAACGAGGCTAATCATTCGCCTGCCCGTATTACTTATGTAATGATAGGCACTGGGCTTTTATGGTTTGGCTGGTTTGGTTTTAATGCAGGTTCGGCCTTTGGCGCCAATGCTTTGGCAGTAACGGCTTTGGCCACCAGTACAACAGCATCGGCTGCGGGTGGTATTACCTGGATATTTTTTGATATGCTGCGTGGCCGCAAGCCATCGGCTATGGGTACCTGTATAGGCGCGGTAGTAGGCCTTGTGGCTATTACGCCGGCTGCGGGCTATGTAACTGTTCCGCATTCGCTGGCTATCGGCATTATATCGGCCGTGATCAGTAACCTGGTTGTGGAGTGGCGTACACGCACTACTATTGATGATACACTTGATGTATTCCCTTGCCATGGGGTAGGTGGTATGGTGGGTATGCTGCTAACCGGTGTTTTTGCCAACCAGCATGTAAACGCTGCAAACACTACCGGTAACGGCCTTTTCTTTGGTGAAACGCACCTCTTTTTGGTGCAACTTTTGGCACTGGTAGGTGTATCGGTGTTCGCGTTTTTCGGATCGTTGTTATTGCTTAAAATAACAGACATGATCTCTCCCCTCCGGGTATCGGCCGAGGATGAAGTAGTGGGACTGGATATCAGCCAGCACGGCGAAAAACTTTAA
- a CDS encoding alpha-ketoglutarate-dependent dioxygenase AlkB family protein: MFSDNQLGMFAPAHQNVLPFDGEVHLYPNFYEEEGSLDIFEQLKHSILWKQDKMKIYGKMVNFARLTSWYADGDQEYTYSGVVNTPIPFTPLLRQIKEAAEQQCGKQFNSALLNYYRHGGDSMGWHSDDEKELADNPVIASASFGATRTFQFKHKQQKNAKVSIALNNGSLLIMQGATQHNWLHQVPKTTKQPGPRINITFRDIKY, translated from the coding sequence ATGTTTTCAGATAATCAATTAGGAATGTTTGCCCCAGCTCATCAAAATGTATTACCATTTGATGGCGAGGTTCACCTATACCCTAATTTTTATGAGGAGGAGGGTAGCCTTGATATTTTTGAACAGCTAAAACATTCCATCCTCTGGAAACAGGACAAAATGAAGATCTATGGTAAAATGGTCAACTTTGCGCGGCTTACATCCTGGTATGCCGATGGCGACCAGGAATACACTTACTCGGGCGTAGTGAATACACCTATTCCCTTTACGCCATTGTTAAGACAGATCAAGGAGGCAGCCGAGCAGCAATGCGGTAAGCAATTTAACTCGGCCCTGCTTAATTACTACCGCCATGGCGGCGACAGCATGGGCTGGCACAGCGATGATGAAAAGGAATTGGCCGACAATCCTGTTATAGCCTCGGCATCGTTTGGTGCAACCCGGACTTTTCAGTTTAAACACAAGCAACAAAAGAACGCCAAAGTTTCTATCGCCCTTAATAATGGCAGCCTGCTTATCATGCAGGGCGCTACACAGCATAACTGGCTGCACCAGGTACCCAAAACTACTAAGCAACCTGGGCCAAGGATCAATATAACCTTCCGGGATATTAAGTATTAG
- a CDS encoding amidohydrolase family protein yields the protein MKKNILLAPLLALAFNVKAQTTLPTDSGTFFLHKFAQHIGKETYWVTKYKDAIKYTVDFKFVDRGSPVPLKASLKVDRDGYPIELVIKGKTSRFSTIDDSVRVVDRNGVVFRVDDKVTAYKMHSLINFPVAGYSPTLVQQAMLQYWKKNKQPASIRTLPFGSVQIKKDGTDQLTFNGKPLLLERYTVNGLVWGNELIWTDTDGKLICLITNDAEGDKLESMRSEYESLLPELISKAAVYGMQIFAKAASPAGAVNKVIAITGGNLVDVNTGTSMPDAVILIEDGLVKATGKAGAVKIPAGAKIIDAKGKTILPGLWDMHSHFEQAEWGPAYLAAGVTTVRDCGNEFEYINAIKSAIDGGRGVGPNILKAGIIDGKGPMSLGVIQADTKDEAIKAVDRYKENGFAQIKIYSSVKPAIVKAICDEAHKLGLTVTGHIPNGMTLQQGVDSGMNMVNHEQYVYAILKRNKDRSVDFDDSVSVAAIKFIKDHHVVIDPTLGVFELAFRNVKDSIINLEPAFGTLPPPLQTLFKNMGMEPEQAAKYKPLTQSMAASVKKLYDAGVTIVAGTDMGFPGFSLDRELELYVLAGLTPAQALKTATITPAQAMGVDKQTGSVEAGKQADIIIVDGDPLTNISDVRKVTTVIKGGRVYDPVVLHRMVGFSR from the coding sequence ATGAAAAAAAATATCCTGTTAGCCCCGCTTTTGGCGCTGGCTTTCAATGTAAAGGCTCAAACTACTTTACCAACTGACAGCGGGACTTTCTTCCTGCATAAATTTGCGCAGCATATTGGTAAAGAAACTTATTGGGTAACTAAATACAAGGACGCCATTAAATATACCGTCGATTTTAAATTTGTCGACCGGGGTTCGCCGGTGCCGTTAAAGGCCAGTTTAAAAGTTGACCGGGACGGCTACCCGATCGAACTGGTTATAAAAGGGAAAACATCCAGGTTTTCTACAATTGATGATTCCGTAAGGGTGGTAGATCGCAATGGGGTGGTATTTCGGGTAGATGATAAAGTTACTGCTTATAAAATGCATAGCCTTATCAATTTCCCCGTGGCCGGTTACTCGCCAACATTGGTACAGCAGGCAATGCTGCAATATTGGAAAAAGAATAAGCAGCCGGCCAGTATAAGAACGCTGCCTTTTGGCTCGGTACAAATAAAAAAAGACGGAACAGATCAATTAACTTTTAACGGCAAGCCATTACTGCTTGAAAGGTATACTGTAAACGGCCTGGTTTGGGGCAATGAGTTGATATGGACGGATACCGATGGTAAGCTCATTTGCCTGATAACCAACGACGCCGAGGGCGACAAGCTGGAATCGATGCGTAGCGAATACGAAAGCCTGCTGCCCGAATTGATAAGCAAGGCAGCAGTTTATGGCATGCAGATCTTTGCCAAAGCGGCATCGCCTGCCGGGGCTGTTAATAAAGTGATAGCCATTACCGGTGGTAATTTGGTAGATGTAAATACCGGCACCAGCATGCCCGATGCCGTAATATTGATTGAGGATGGGCTGGTTAAAGCTACAGGTAAAGCAGGTGCAGTAAAAATACCTGCGGGCGCAAAAATTATCGACGCGAAAGGTAAAACCATTTTGCCAGGGCTTTGGGATATGCATTCGCATTTTGAGCAGGCAGAGTGGGGACCGGCCTATTTGGCCGCGGGCGTTACCACGGTTAGGGATTGCGGTAACGAGTTTGAATATATTAACGCTATAAAAAGTGCTATAGATGGCGGCAGGGGCGTTGGACCGAATATCCTGAAAGCAGGTATTATTGACGGCAAAGGGCCAATGTCGCTTGGTGTTATACAGGCAGATACTAAAGACGAAGCCATAAAAGCGGTTGACCGTTATAAAGAAAATGGATTTGCCCAGATAAAAATTTACAGTTCGGTAAAACCGGCGATAGTAAAAGCTATTTGCGATGAAGCCCATAAATTAGGCTTAACGGTAACCGGCCACATCCCCAACGGGATGACCCTGCAGCAAGGGGTAGACTCGGGCATGAACATGGTAAACCACGAGCAATATGTTTATGCCATTTTGAAGAGAAATAAAGACAGGTCAGTCGATTTTGACGATTCGGTAAGCGTAGCAGCTATAAAATTCATTAAAGACCATCATGTGGTGATAGACCCCACTTTGGGTGTTTTTGAGCTGGCTTTCAGGAATGTAAAGGATAGTATCATCAACCTGGAGCCCGCATTTGGCACACTGCCGCCGCCATTGCAAACCCTGTTTAAAAACATGGGGATGGAACCCGAACAGGCGGCTAAATACAAGCCGCTGACGCAAAGCATGGCTGCATCTGTTAAAAAATTGTATGACGCTGGTGTAACCATTGTGGCTGGTACCGATATGGGTTTTCCCGGTTTTAGCCTTGACAGGGAATTGGAATTATATGTATTGGCTGGACTGACCCCGGCACAGGCCCTAAAAACAGCTACGATTACACCAGCGCAGGCCATGGGTGTCGACAAACAAACCGGATCGGTAGAAGCAGGCAAACAGGCCGACATCATTATTGTAGATGGCGACCCGTTAACCAACATTAGTGATGTAAGGAAAGTAACCACCGTTATAAAAGGAGGAAGGGTTTACGACCCGGTGGTTTTACATAGGATGGTGGGGTTTTCAAGGTAG
- a CDS encoding amidophosphoribosyltransferase, giving the protein MSDQIKHECGVAFIRLLKPLSFYQKKYGTALYGLNKLYLLMEKQHNRGQDGAGVATIKLDIAPGKRYISRHRSMASNAVADIFEYIQKKFAEIQKETPEKMLDADWLKEHVSFTGEVLLGHLRYGTHGKNSIESCHPFLRQNNWQTRNLVIAGNFNMTNVDELLQQLYDLGQHPKEQADTITVLEKMGHFIDTENQGLFDQYKREGLDDNVEISKLIANDMDVAKILTKSAKNWDGGYTIAGILGHGDAFVMRDPVGIRPAFYYYNDEIVVAASERPAIQTAFNVPMEEIREIKPGHALIVKKNGKITETMFSEPKEKKSCSFERIYFSRGSDASIYRERKQLGRLLCPQILDAVNHDIKNTVFSYIPNTAEVAFYGMVEGVHKYVKKYQRDRLLNREDKISEEELTEVLQLAPRVEKIAIKDVKLRTFITQDADRSEMVAHVYDTTYGLIKRGTDTLVVLDDSIVRGTTLKQSILKILDRLGPTKVVVVSSAPQIRYPDCYGIDMSRMGEFVAFEAAISLLKEMDREDVILDVYQKCKDSIKLPKEKVQNHVKAIYELFTDQQVSDRIAQIITPKEIKCEVKVLYQTLDNLHIACPDHTGDWYFSGDYPTPGGNKVVNRAFVNWMEGKNQRAYM; this is encoded by the coding sequence ATGAGCGATCAGATTAAACATGAATGCGGTGTGGCATTTATCCGCTTATTAAAGCCACTATCTTTTTATCAGAAAAAGTACGGAACTGCGCTGTACGGCCTGAACAAGCTTTACCTTTTAATGGAGAAACAACATAACCGCGGCCAGGATGGCGCCGGTGTTGCTACCATTAAATTAGATATTGCACCGGGCAAGCGGTACATCAGTCGTCACCGTTCAATGGCCTCAAACGCCGTTGCTGATATTTTTGAATACATCCAGAAGAAATTCGCGGAGATTCAGAAAGAAACTCCCGAAAAAATGTTGGATGCCGATTGGCTCAAAGAACATGTGAGCTTTACCGGCGAGGTTTTATTAGGGCACCTGCGTTATGGTACCCATGGTAAAAACTCTATTGAAAGTTGCCATCCGTTCCTGCGCCAAAACAACTGGCAAACCAGGAATCTGGTTATTGCAGGTAACTTCAACATGACCAATGTTGATGAGCTTTTGCAGCAACTTTATGACCTGGGTCAGCACCCGAAGGAACAAGCCGATACCATTACAGTGCTCGAAAAAATGGGCCACTTTATTGATACCGAAAATCAGGGCTTGTTTGATCAATACAAACGCGAAGGATTAGACGATAACGTGGAGATCAGCAAGCTGATAGCCAACGATATGGATGTTGCCAAAATTTTAACAAAATCGGCCAAAAACTGGGATGGTGGTTATACCATTGCCGGTATACTGGGTCATGGCGACGCCTTTGTAATGCGCGACCCTGTTGGTATCCGCCCGGCGTTTTATTACTATAACGATGAGATAGTTGTGGCTGCATCAGAGCGCCCTGCTATCCAGACAGCATTTAACGTGCCTATGGAAGAGATCAGGGAGATAAAGCCTGGTCATGCGCTTATTGTTAAAAAGAACGGTAAAATAACCGAGACTATGTTTAGCGAGCCTAAAGAAAAGAAATCCTGCTCATTCGAGCGTATTTACTTTTCACGTGGCAGCGATGCATCTATCTATCGTGAGCGTAAACAATTAGGCAGGCTGCTTTGCCCGCAAATATTGGATGCCGTTAATCACGATATTAAAAATACCGTATTCTCATACATTCCCAATACTGCCGAAGTTGCTTTTTATGGCATGGTTGAGGGTGTACACAAATATGTAAAAAAATACCAGCGCGATAGGTTACTGAACAGGGAAGATAAGATAAGTGAAGAGGAACTGACCGAGGTATTGCAATTAGCCCCAAGGGTTGAAAAAATTGCCATTAAAGATGTTAAGCTGCGTACCTTCATTACCCAGGATGCCGACCGTAGCGAAATGGTTGCCCACGTTTATGATACCACCTATGGTTTGATAAAAAGGGGAACTGATACACTGGTTGTACTTGATGATTCCATTGTACGCGGCACAACACTTAAGCAAAGTATCCTGAAGATATTGGATAGGCTTGGGCCAACCAAAGTTGTAGTGGTATCGTCGGCCCCGCAAATCCGCTACCCGGATTGTTACGGCATAGATATGTCGCGCATGGGCGAGTTTGTTGCTTTTGAGGCAGCTATCAGCCTGTTAAAAGAAATGGATCGGGAAGATGTAATTTTGGATGTTTACCAGAAATGTAAGGACAGCATTAAACTGCCTAAAGAGAAGGTACAAAACCATGTAAAAGCTATATACGAGTTATTTACCGATCAGCAGGTATCTGACCGTATAGCCCAGATCATCACCCCTAAAGAGATCAAATGCGAGGTGAAAGTGCTTTATCAAACTTTAGATAACCTGCACATTGCCTGCCCTGATCATACCGGCGATTGGTACTTCAGTGGCGATTACCCAACCCCAGGTGGTAACAAGGTTGTTAACCGCGCCTTTGTTAACTGGATGGAAGGTAAAAACCAAAGGGCTTATATGTAA
- a CDS encoding LysE family translocator — MIKAIISGIGFGLVLTFLTGPVFFALIKTSIEKGFHAGVALALGVVSSDVFFVGALLFGSQYIDVSDHTKLIAGIIGAAILFALGLYYFFKKAEINYDNKVPTSADRFGYFLKGFLMCIFNPTLLFHWTVVIGAASTTFLVGTPHRSFHIAVMFLTILILQFGMDTLKAFYADKLRDKISVKLIHRLNEVAGIALIIASLVLIDKLVTHFVFSAPGAA, encoded by the coding sequence ATGATAAAAGCCATTATTTCGGGAATTGGGTTTGGATTAGTGTTGACGTTTTTAACTGGCCCGGTCTTTTTTGCTCTCATTAAAACCAGCATCGAAAAAGGTTTCCATGCAGGTGTTGCTCTTGCACTCGGCGTTGTAAGCAGTGATGTTTTTTTTGTGGGCGCCTTACTGTTTGGTTCACAATACATCGATGTATCTGACCACACTAAGCTCATAGCCGGCATTATCGGCGCAGCAATATTGTTCGCTTTAGGACTTTATTACTTTTTCAAAAAAGCCGAGATCAATTACGATAACAAAGTACCTACCAGTGCCGATAGGTTTGGCTATTTCCTGAAAGGTTTCCTGATGTGCATTTTTAACCCTACCCTACTGTTCCATTGGACAGTGGTTATCGGTGCCGCCAGTACTACGTTCCTGGTTGGAACGCCTCACAGATCATTCCACATAGCGGTAATGTTTCTTACCATTCTTATCCTACAGTTTGGCATGGATACACTTAAAGCCTTTTATGCCGATAAGCTGCGCGACAAAATTTCCGTTAAACTTATTCACCGCCTCAACGAGGTTGCGGGTATAGCGCTGATCATCGCGTCGTTGGTACTCATCGATAAACTGGTTACGCACTTTGTGTTTTCGGCACCGGGAGCTGCATAG